The genomic interval tttaaaaaaagaaaaacccttacaaaatctttaaattttcctcaaacttttacatatttcccttaataaAAATGGTTAGAAAAGTGAGGATCCTGATATTTGAGCACTacttgcttggatattgtaagtttattacatattttgtattttatgtatacgtataagtgtaaactagggcacaataatgttgaaattacttgtttccctgcataaaatctgtggcccactggaaatcaaactgctccgtatttggcccctgaactaaagtgagtttgacacacctggTCTACACagtacgcgcacacacacacgcccgtGAGTGCATGTGTGTCAGTGcaatgaccacttctctcatcCACAGCTGTGCAGAACAGCAGCAAAGGCTCCTATCGTGAGAAGAGGAACCAAGTGGTTTACAACGAAGACTTCCTGTGAGGAATTATTGTCTGCCTGTGGAAACCTTTGCAAATGTGATGCATTCATGTGTAAGAATTCCATGGAGACATTCAAGTTagaattaaaaacatgaaatgagaAGAAGTAATGCAATTAAGACAAATGTTAgctgttttttgtatttaattttattatccTTACTATGtacttcaaataaataaaaacaataaactgaCCTGAGGTCACCTTAgatctgaaaataaaataaaaaaatcagccTTCAAAAGTGATATGTAGTTTAAAATAAGACGCTTATTTCCACTTTGTTTCCATTCCTTTATTTTGCTCAGTTTTCACGTAAACTACATTTATGGATACTGAAGTTCTAgataagtttttctttttttacatgttaaaaCCAGAAAAGATATGTTAGCTTTGGTTTTAGCGTCCATGTATAGTTTTTGGCGATGGTCagttttaataaacaaaaccaTTATTAACTAGTATTTGCTTCTGTTGtgacagtttttctttttttttttaaaggacgggttttttttattttggcagtcaagatttcaaagacattttagtcattttgagcACTTTATACATTAAAATATTAGTGTCTTCATAAAGTAGATTTATAGTTTTGAATCAGCAGATGGTTTAATGCCCTGATAAACCTGTCCAACACTTATTACATGAATCTGAACATGACCGACCGTGTATTGTAACGCCTTTCAGCCACTAAAAGACAAAACGTTACTCTAGaatagggttggggtcaattataattgtaattgcgttaattaatgattaattacCATACAATATAATCGTAATTAACGTCAGATAATTgactctgtaattgtaattgccatgaaaactcattaaatattgtcaattataatttaatgcaaaactggggaaccatgtcacACTTCTACACATGTAgttcattattaaaatgtttcatatcaagctttcccacattttaccattaaaaaaaaaatattaaaaccaacattttcattgatgtggaagcctaacaaggtaaccaatagataggataTAAAATAGATGATaggtatttgtttttagtgtattttacagctgatttaggacctgttataagagatgctaacagaaagctaacacaagaggaaggttaacttttgaggttatttatttcaggctcagtacttttgattaattgtaaattaactttaataattgacaacgcaattgtaattgactgaggataaaagaaaaaaattgtaattggaaaaaatgctggtaactaatcataatttaattgtaattgaccccaaccctgctctgGAATCACAGTTCCTCTTGTCAAAaggaaaaacaatgacaaatattCATCAGCCATCCTGTTAGTTACATTTTCAATGCAGTATAAAGGCCacacattatataaaaaaaaggagCTGCTTTCTCTTTCCATTAAAATCAACATCTCCCATCTGTTCATGCTGGGGTCATAACACACAATTGTGCAAGAAGCTGGATTCACTTTGATTATCTTCCAGTAAGTAGTTGAAGGGGAAAAACTGCAGTTGTTTAATAGCAGCCTATTGGATACACTGGATCTGATCATCCGCTGTCCCTAGCCAGGGACCATAACCATAGTAACCATAGTTTAACTACATATATGTATCAGTAACCATAGTAAGCTGCCGTCATCTGAGCTGCTTCTTTTAGACCTTTGACTGTCTGCGTAAAGCACATTCACTGGTTTTAGGCTTTTATACAGTGTGCACGTTGAAATTTCAAGTTCACCACTGAACAGGATTaagaacattttatttctgcatttatttccCCATATTTCATTAACTGAGTGGTGCAGTGTGAACAAACCACTCAGTTAAGCCAATGACATTAAACATTGTTTGTAAACTGCCTAATATATTAGAGCCACCCGAGTTAATGAGAAGTTCAACATAGAGcagggcaatatatcgagttttctattttggtgatatagaaaattacaatattgcctcgatcaatacatatatatttttaatggcTAATTTTGTGTCAAAacactcattttaggagttgctgctttttctacttctcagaaaagcacagttagatttCTAAGTGCTCCTTAACCCAGACTTTCCTctcaacaagccacactacagaactcactcacacgtgctgtcccttaaagaaaatacatattgtacagctgtgtggcattttgcatcagaaacTGTAACCTAGAATTtactttctggtaagactttatctgaattaaaattagtgagatttatatcataaatcGCCATTTTaatccatatcgcccagccctagttcaaCATTAGTATTAGGGATGTACTGAAATACAAATTTTGTTGATGAAGAGCAGCTTTCCTTGTTTTATTAGTGGTCTGTCCTGACGGTGAcatttttggtgcatccctgATTTGTATATAACAAAAGGGTGAgtgtatttatctgtttaaCCCTCTCAGTGCCTTTCTGCAGACTTTTTAAATGCATTCTAAATGCTGCTTAAATGTTATCCGTGGACCTGTTCTCACCAGCCTGCGACAGAAAGACAACATAAAATAGTTTATAATCTATTGAAAACCTCTCTTTATTACTCTACTTTGTTTAAATTTGGCTAAAAACGTATCACCATAAAAACATTATGACAAACCTACAATGGATTTGGaactgctttacacagacttcaAACGCCTGTGAAGTTTTGGTCTATGACACTTGTTCAGTAATAACACACTGCTGAGCCTCTTCCTGCATTTTCACAGCTGCGTCCCGCTCCCGTTCCCTCTCCTCCTGCTCGTGGAGTGAATTCTGCCCTGTGGTTTTGCCATGTTGCTCCTTCAGGTGGCGCCGTAACGCCGGCTTGTGGGCGAAGCGCGCGTGGCAGTATGCACAGCGGTGCGGCCGCTCGCCACTGTGAAGGTTCATGTGGTCTATCAGGGTGGACTTCTGGGTGAAAGTCTTGTAGCACAGGGGGCACTGGTGGGTTTTGCCGACGCCCCGGTGCACAGCCATGTGCCGGGTGAGGTTGGAGGAGTGGTGGAAGTGTTTGCCGCAGCACGGGCAGGCGTACAGCAGGTGGGTGGAGCGGGAGTGGATGGCCAGCGAGTGGGCGGAGGGGAACGTCATGCCGCAGTGCTCACAGATCATTGGCCCAGCGACGCTGGACGTAGATCCCACCACGGCGACGGACTCGTCCCCGCCCTCGTTGCTCAGCCCTGAACTCCCTTGGCCAGTGCCACAACTGGAGTCATCTAAGGAGAACTGGCTCATGCTCTGGGTGGACTTTTCACCCACTGGGAAGTCCAACTGGGGCAGTTCCATTGGCAGGTAACTACCAGCTGCCTTAAGGCCTTCCTGGCTGAAATCCAGCCCTGCCACTCCTGGATTTGGAAAGTACCACATGTCTTGCATGAGCGCTGCATCCGAGGGTCTTTTCTCCAGAGTGGTCGCCCATTTTTTTCGCTTGAACCCcctgcccctccccctccctctacCCCGACCAATTTTAGGAATGGATAACCTGCGCTTGAAAACATTAATGCCTTCGAGTGAGAGCACCCCAGAACTGAGGTCATCGTCTCCAGCGTGTAAGTCACATTCGCTGTCGTCTCCACCAATCACGATCTCTTCTGCGTCTGGATAGGCAGCGCCCTGAGATGCTGCTGCTCGCTCCTTTTCTTGTTCTCTGTTCACCTGGTCCTCCTCTGAGATGTACAATTTGTACACATTGACTTCCTCTCGTCTGTCCTCATCCTCGTCCGAGCAGTTAACCTGTAACACATCAATGTACATCAGCATTAATACACACCCTGCCTGTGAAATAAGCAACAGTGCAACacactaatctaatctaatccagACATGGCCCTCAATCTAAATTGCGTGGCCATAaggtaaaagcaaaaaaatgactccaaaacacacaataacaatagcAAAATATACACcagaagacaacaaaaacacacaaattgtctAGTTTTGCCGTAATGTGTGTTGTAATTGCcaatttgttgtcatattgtgtttggAGTCCTCATGCCTGGATTAGATTGTGTTACaattcaaacacaaaatgacaaacacaattGCAAACAAttacaacacaaaaatacacaaaatggcaatgaaaaaaatgtatcactAAATAAAAAGCAGCAACAAGCAcacatacaaaaagaaaaatacacaaaatgacagaaaaatatacaaaacaataataataaaaaaaaaactatgtcattttggaataaaaaattggcaaaatagTAGCATAAACTacatacatgtaaaaaaaaacaaaacacacaagataaataaaaagaaaaaatatacaaaatgaaagaaatatacaacaaatgaccccaaaaaaacacatgcaaaaatgaaagaaaaatatacaaaattaaagaaaaatacaacaaatgaccccaaaaaaacacatgcaaaaatttgaaaagaatatacaaaataacaatagaaacCTAGCAACCCTTTGCTTTTTTTGTCACGCACTCAGGTGATCATTAACTGCTACAAATAAACTGTACTTGTTCCATTGGTCAGTGGTTTATGTTATACCTTAATGTGCAGCTCATTCAGAACAGGAGAGTCCTCGTGAGGCGTCATGCGGTCAGGGGCAGGTGTATCAGCACTGTTCTCTTCTCCTGCCTGTAACGCTGGGCTGTGTTGGTACGGAGGAGAAGATTGGCTGGTGGGAGGTGATGCTATGGAGTGCACGCTGCCACTGATGATCACTGGTCTGTTAGGGTTCTTGTCTGCAGACGTCTAGAGATgatacacaaaaacatgtgctagtgttacacaaaaaaaaaaaaagaccttaaGACACCGTCCACTCAGATAAGACTAAACTGGTTATTGATTTGTTATTTTAACCAAGGTTCTTCATTTCTGGATATGCAGATTGGGAACAATtgacatgaaaaaacaacagagccTCCTTTACAATAACAGAAAGCTATTTTgggataaatatgtaaaaagcaGCAGCCTTTTACCAACATAAGCATGGTTTAAGTCACTCAATTTGTATTTGAATTATTCTCACATTTCATCAGTATATTAATCCGAATCCCCTCCAAAGATttgatggaatcttccatggagTAAGGATCAATTTATAATtctgtcaaaatctgttaagtacCATTGACATAATCTTTCTAACACACAAACAATTCAATAAACGCCTGTAAAAATATTAGCTAATAGCGGaggtaataataatgtgtaagtGAGATCCAAAGTGCTAATTCTCGTGGTGTTTGTATGGAAATGTTGTAACTGtcattttgtcaaaaataaaagtagtttttaaattttaaatgcagtaaaaaaaaaaaagttatcactaatcctggctactctgcaTCTGTAATACGGTATAACAAACAAGTTAGGAAGAGAGTGCGTCGAggggtggtgttcatacaatgaatGATATTGTCGCGATCAGTttcgttcataattcacccagttactgtgaagtggtggagaaagttattgtgttgagaaggcggtgttcCTGGTCGGATGTAATTTGGTGtcactcagtgtgtgcactgatgtcagagggctatagagaagtgtggttaaatggagaataaagtttggagttccttgtttttttcccctcactaTTCTGAATACATCACGattggggaacgctcctgattggtcgacgcgccgcgatatgccccaaaagttcaacaatcccaactccacagTTGGCCACGTTGGACGCGCCGGATGCACGTCAAAAACGTCCGCCGCTCCCTAGAAGTgtgtccaccatatattgtgaatgtacacctgaCGCTTTTGCTGCTTTCaacgtgtttggtgtgaatgcaccaTTACTCTACCCAGACATGCAGGGCTGGCTTTAGGTCATTCAGTGCCTGAGGCAAGACTTTTTGGGGGGTGCAATTTGGCACTCCTCCAGTGGATGGCGCCTAGGTTGCCTGGCGGGAAGGCCAGTCCTGCAGACTTGTcccgcatttttttttttaaagacaatgaACAGTTTTTTTGTAGAAAGGTCTGATGGGGAGCCTGACC from Gouania willdenowi chromosome 11, fGouWil2.1, whole genome shotgun sequence carries:
- the LOC114472688 gene encoding zinc finger and BTB domain-containing protein 6-like — protein: MKMVCFWLPGHGNTTLKQMNMLRSRHHFCDVTIVASNNQTFRGHKVVLAACSPFLRDQFLLNPSAKLQVSMLYSSTVVCDLLQSCYTGVLRFKQDEIVNYLTAASYFQMDDIVERCREALEKYVQLKNPSQNKTSADKNPNRPVIISGSVHSIASPPTSQSSPPYQHSPALQAGEENSADTPAPDRMTPHEDSPVLNELHIKVNCSDEDEDRREEVNVYKLYISEEDQVNREQEKERAAASQGAAYPDAEEIVIGGDDSECDLHAGDDDLSSGVLSLEGINVFKRRLSIPKIGRGRGRGRGRGFKRKKWATTLEKRPSDAALMQDMWYFPNPGVAGLDFSQEGLKAAGSYLPMELPQLDFPVGEKSTQSMSQFSLDDSSCGTGQGSSGLSNEGGDESVAVVGSTSSVAGPMICEHCGMTFPSAHSLAIHSRSTHLLYACPCCGKHFHHSSNLTRHMAVHRGVGKTHQCPLCYKTFTQKSTLIDHMNLHSGERPHRCAYCHARFAHKPALRRHLKEQHGKTTGQNSLHEQEERERERDAAVKMQEEAQQCVITEQVS